Proteins encoded in a region of the Variovorax sp. PAMC 28711 genome:
- a CDS encoding transglutaminase family protein, with amino-acid sequence MLNPANRPLGRLASLPRDARDTLFLLGVIALIVLPQVGNLPWWCTALTAAVLGWRGALAVRARPLPGRWWRAALLIVTVAATFATHRTLLGRDAGVTLVVVLLALKTLELRARRDAFVIFFLGFFAMLTNFFYSQSLTTAFIMLLALLGLLTALVNAHMPVGRPPLAQAARTACGMALLGAPIMLVLFLLFPRLAPLWGTPGDAMTGRSGLSNTMRVGTIARLALDDTIAARVKFEGTPPAQRDMYFRGPVLAQFDGREWTALPSWSRGTRTSNLRVQGEPVRYEVTLEPSNRPWLLALDAAKERPAGPGLEVSGTPDLQWFSTRILNDLTRYRAESYTRFLSGPVRRDATLDANLALPRNSNPRTVALAAEMRADPALAGATTQGFVRAVQERLRTGGYTYTLDPGVYGEQTADEFWFDRKEGFCEHIASSFVVLMRALDIPARIVTGYQGGELNGVDNYWVLRQSDAHAWAEVWQEGSGWVRVDPTASVSPNRIGLFNRLAPQPGLFAGAIGTFSPTLLQDVRAAWEAVNNGWNQWVLSYTQSRQLDLLKSLGFDAPSLQDLITVLAWLIVVVSVAGGGWTLWERSQHDPWLRLLRQARSRLQKAGLEVPEAAPPRQMAQQARARFGAAARPAAEWLIQLEAQRYAKTSADATRDLRTLRAAFRRIVWPR; translated from the coding sequence ATGCTGAACCCTGCCAACCGACCGCTCGGCCGCCTGGCCAGCCTGCCGCGCGACGCGCGCGACACGCTGTTTCTGCTCGGCGTGATCGCGCTCATCGTGCTGCCCCAAGTCGGCAACCTGCCCTGGTGGTGCACGGCGCTGACCGCTGCGGTGTTGGGGTGGCGCGGCGCGCTCGCGGTCCGGGCCCGCCCGCTGCCGGGCCGCTGGTGGCGCGCCGCGTTGTTGATCGTCACCGTGGCGGCCACTTTCGCCACGCACCGCACGCTGCTCGGCCGCGATGCCGGCGTCACGCTCGTCGTCGTGCTGCTCGCGCTCAAGACGCTGGAGCTGCGCGCCCGGCGCGATGCGTTCGTGATCTTCTTTCTGGGCTTCTTCGCGATGCTCACGAACTTCTTCTATTCGCAGTCGCTCACGACGGCGTTCATCATGCTGCTCGCGCTGCTCGGCCTGCTGACGGCGCTGGTCAACGCGCACATGCCGGTCGGCCGGCCGCCGCTCGCGCAGGCGGCGCGCACAGCCTGCGGCATGGCGCTGCTCGGCGCGCCGATCATGCTGGTGCTGTTCCTGTTGTTTCCGCGGCTCGCGCCGTTGTGGGGCACGCCCGGCGACGCCATGACCGGACGCAGCGGCCTGTCGAACACCATGCGCGTCGGCACCATCGCGCGGCTCGCGCTGGACGACACCATCGCCGCACGCGTCAAGTTCGAAGGCACACCGCCAGCCCAGCGCGACATGTACTTTCGGGGTCCGGTGCTCGCGCAATTCGACGGCCGCGAATGGACGGCCCTGCCGTCGTGGTCGCGCGGCACCCGCACATCGAACCTGCGCGTGCAGGGCGAGCCGGTGCGCTACGAGGTGACGCTCGAGCCGAGCAATCGGCCCTGGCTTCTCGCACTCGACGCGGCGAAGGAACGTCCGGCCGGACCCGGCCTCGAAGTGAGCGGCACGCCGGACCTGCAATGGTTTTCGACCCGCATCCTCAACGATTTGACGCGCTACCGTGCCGAGAGCTACACGCGGTTCCTGAGCGGCCCGGTGCGGCGTGACGCGACGCTGGACGCCAACCTCGCGCTGCCGCGCAACTCGAACCCGCGAACGGTCGCGCTGGCGGCCGAAATGCGCGCCGACCCGGCGCTCGCCGGCGCCACCACGCAAGGCTTTGTGCGCGCCGTGCAGGAGCGCCTGCGCACCGGCGGCTACACCTACACACTCGACCCCGGCGTGTACGGCGAGCAGACCGCCGACGAGTTCTGGTTCGATCGCAAGGAAGGCTTTTGCGAACACATCGCATCGTCTTTCGTGGTCCTCATGCGCGCGCTCGACATCCCGGCCCGCATCGTCACCGGTTACCAGGGCGGCGAGCTCAATGGCGTCGACAACTACTGGGTGTTGCGCCAGAGCGATGCGCACGCGTGGGCCGAGGTCTGGCAGGAAGGCAGCGGCTGGGTGCGCGTCGACCCGACGGCGTCGGTCTCGCCGAACCGCATCGGCCTCTTCAATCGCCTCGCGCCGCAGCCGGGGCTGTTCGCCGGCGCCATCGGCACCTTCAGCCCGACGCTCTTGCAGGACGTGCGCGCGGCCTGGGAAGCCGTCAACAACGGCTGGAACCAGTGGGTGCTGAGCTACACGCAGAGTCGCCAGCTCGACCTGCTGAAGAGCCTCGGCTTCGATGCGCCCAGCCTGCAAGACCTGATCACGGTGCTGGCCTGGCTCATCGTCGTCGTGAGCGTCGCTGGCGGCGGCTGGACCTTGTGGGAACGCAGCCAGCACGACCCGTGGTTGCGGCTGCTGCGCCAGGCGCGCAGCCGCTTGCAGAAGGCCGGCCTCGAGGTGCCCGAAGCGGCGCCACCGCGTCAGATGGCGCAACAGGCCCGCGCGCGTTTCGGTGCCGCCGCGCGACCCGCCGCCGAGTGGCTGATCCAGCTCGAGGCGCAGCGCTACGCCAAGACCAGCGCCGACGCGACACGCGACTTGCGCACATTGCGCGCGGCGTTCCGCCGGATCGTCTGGCCACGCTGA
- the mltB gene encoding lytic murein transglycosylase B — protein MRRFSTKFFSGALVALVACAVSTGAVAQKPATKRVTAVQGGAPYATRADAMQFADDVAARNQLDREWVRTTIGSARYLSNVPRLMLPAPAGTPKNWRVYRSRFIDPVRIAAGVRFWRANRATLARAEATYGVPPEIIVGIIGVETIYGQNMGNFRVIDALATLAFDFPQGHPRAAERQAFFRGELESFLSTESRTSADPMVPLGSYAGAMGMPQFMPSSIAKYAVDFDGDGRIDLIHSVDDVIGSVGSYFKAFGWQPGRPAILPVRFDEARLKKAVLLAPDILPTFSADSFTAAGGVLDGDAQNYKGLIALIELQNGGEAPTYVAGTQNFYAITRYNWSSYYAMSVLELGREVRAAMTR, from the coding sequence ATGCGACGTTTTTCCACGAAGTTCTTCTCCGGCGCCCTCGTTGCGCTGGTCGCCTGCGCAGTTTCCACCGGTGCGGTTGCCCAAAAACCGGCAACCAAGCGGGTCACGGCCGTGCAGGGCGGCGCGCCTTACGCCACGCGTGCCGATGCGATGCAGTTCGCCGACGATGTGGCGGCACGCAACCAGCTCGATCGCGAATGGGTGCGCACCACGATCGGCAGTGCGCGTTACCTCTCAAACGTGCCCCGCCTCATGCTGCCGGCGCCCGCGGGAACGCCGAAGAACTGGCGCGTGTATCGCAGCCGCTTCATCGACCCGGTGCGCATCGCCGCCGGCGTGCGCTTCTGGCGCGCGAACCGCGCCACGCTGGCGCGCGCCGAGGCGACCTACGGCGTGCCGCCGGAAATCATCGTCGGCATCATCGGCGTCGAGACGATCTACGGCCAGAACATGGGCAACTTCCGGGTGATCGACGCCCTCGCGACGCTGGCCTTCGATTTTCCGCAAGGCCATCCGCGCGCTGCCGAACGCCAGGCGTTTTTCCGAGGCGAGCTCGAAAGCTTCCTGAGCACCGAAAGCCGCACCTCGGCCGATCCGATGGTGCCGCTCGGCAGCTACGCCGGCGCGATGGGCATGCCGCAGTTCATGCCGAGCAGCATCGCCAAGTACGCGGTCGATTTCGACGGCGACGGCCGCATCGACCTGATCCACAGCGTGGACGACGTGATCGGCTCGGTGGGCAGCTACTTCAAGGCCTTCGGCTGGCAGCCTGGCCGGCCCGCCATCCTGCCGGTGCGCTTCGACGAGGCCCGGCTGAAAAAGGCGGTGCTGCTGGCGCCCGACATCCTGCCGACCTTCAGCGCCGACAGCTTCACCGCCGCCGGCGGCGTGCTGGACGGCGATGCCCAGAACTACAAGGGACTGATCGCACTGATCGAGCTGCAGAACGGCGGCGAGGCACCGACCTATGTCGCCGGTACGCAGAACTTCTACGCGATCACGCGCTACAACTGGTCGAGCTACTACGCGATGTCGGTGCTCGAACTCGGCCGCGAAGTGCGCGCTGCGATGACGCGCTGA
- a CDS encoding histidine phosphatase family protein, with protein MRRRELGALALLPWAGARAADDDVLARALRAGGCAVVFRHGQTVSGIGDPAGFRLDTCSTQRNLNEEGRVQARRIGEWFAARQLRPLAVRSSAWCRCSETARLAFGTVQPWPPLNSTFDDAALSPAATARLREALRALPPNGFEVWVTHQVNITALTGRYAASGEAFVLDAAGTVRAQARL; from the coding sequence ATGCGACGACGTGAACTGGGCGCCCTGGCGCTGCTGCCCTGGGCAGGCGCTCGGGCCGCCGACGACGATGTCCTGGCCCGCGCACTGCGCGCAGGCGGCTGCGCCGTGGTGTTTCGCCATGGCCAGACGGTATCTGGCATCGGCGACCCTGCGGGCTTTCGCCTGGACACCTGCAGCACGCAGCGCAACCTGAATGAGGAAGGCCGGGTTCAGGCGCGTCGCATCGGCGAATGGTTCGCGGCTCGCCAGCTGCGGCCGCTGGCCGTGCGGTCGAGCGCATGGTGCCGCTGCAGCGAAACCGCGCGGCTCGCGTTCGGCACCGTCCAGCCGTGGCCACCGCTCAATTCCACGTTCGACGACGCCGCGCTGTCGCCCGCAGCGACGGCGCGGCTGCGCGAAGCATTGCGTGCGCTGCCGCCCAACGGCTTCGAGGTATGGGTCACGCACCAGGTGAACATCACCGCGCTGACGGGTCGCTATGCGGCGTCGGGCGAGGCGTTCGTGCTCGACGCCGCCGGGACGGTGCGGGCGCAGGCACGGCTTTGA